One genomic region from uncultured Cohaesibacter sp. encodes:
- a CDS encoding flagellar basal body-associated FliL family protein gives MSDENENGEEEGGSGGGKKKLIVIAALVLVLLIGGGGAAYFFLFSSSSSDELIEPENDPNAEPESKAYFYDLPEMTVNLNSQNRRAQYLRLKVSLELISQEQAQKIEPFMPRVLDAFQVYLRELRTRDLEGSAGLFRLKRELLKRINDAIYPVKVNDILFKEILIQ, from the coding sequence ATGTCGGACGAGAATGAAAATGGTGAAGAAGAGGGAGGCTCTGGCGGCGGCAAAAAGAAGCTGATCGTCATTGCGGCCCTTGTGCTCGTGTTGCTGATCGGTGGTGGCGGTGCTGCTTATTTTTTCCTGTTTTCTTCTTCCTCTTCTGATGAGTTGATTGAGCCGGAAAATGACCCCAATGCAGAGCCGGAGAGCAAGGCGTATTTTTACGATCTGCCTGAAATGACCGTGAATCTGAATTCTCAGAACCGCCGTGCGCAGTATTTGCGTTTGAAGGTGTCTCTGGAACTGATCAGTCAGGAGCAGGCGCAGAAGATCGAGCCGTTCATGCCTCGGGTGCTGGATGCGTTTCAGGTTTATCTGCGAGAGCTCAGAACACGGGATCTGGAAGGATCTGCCGGTCTGTTTCGGCTCAAGAGAGAATTGTTGAAACGGATCAATGATGCGATTTATCCGGTTAAAGTGAATGATATTCTGTTTAAGGAAATCCTGATTCAGTAG
- a CDS encoding rod-binding protein: MTSVTSTPFSIAQNTGVQTNLSREEQASQAAQQFESVFLSQMLSGMFEGVGDDEYGDSYAQNTYRSLLTETYADEITKSGGIGIADSVMRELISTQEMEQ; this comes from the coding sequence ATGACCAGTGTTACTTCAACTCCATTCTCAATCGCTCAAAACACGGGCGTTCAAACCAATCTGAGCAGAGAAGAACAAGCCAGTCAGGCGGCTCAACAATTTGAGAGTGTTTTTCTATCGCAAATGCTTTCGGGAATGTTTGAAGGCGTTGGCGACGATGAATATGGCGATTCCTACGCTCAAAACACCTATCGCAGTCTGCTGACCGAAACCTATGCAGATGAAATAACAAAATCTGGCGGTATCGGCATTGCAGACTCTGTAATGCGCGAGCTGATCAGCACGCAGGAAATGGAACAATAA
- a CDS encoding flagellin has translation MSDITLSAGVRANLLSLQNTADMMATTQNRLATGKAVNSALDNPTNFFTSENLNSRANELNNLLDSISNATQVIEAADNGISAITDLVESAQATVRQAQSNNSDASSTNIQSASNIDTSGTTGTTTKDRVESQTLTALGMTGVGNGGAADSNFVITSTSENGVTSTFDLDAHFAATGKALNDANGDGTTGDNYTVSNLVDDINASGVATASITDDGRLDLRVNGNESLSLTITDQDATDATTQDGATGTSIAAAFGFGSSASEDLSDPADGDYVDAGETAVTWADGAAAGDVDTLTIVNQAGSSDADNSELVSQFNEILSQINQLAADSSYNGLNLINGTGNDLTVAFNEKRDEDKSELVIASADLTASGLSLTDASSLSSEESNLKLDSLSEALTSLRSQASSFGSNLNTVTIREEYTKNMINTLQTGADNLVLADSNEEGANMLALQTRQSLSTTALSLASQADQAVLSFLR, from the coding sequence ATGTCAGATATTACTCTCTCCGCCGGCGTACGCGCCAACTTGCTCTCCCTGCAGAACACTGCAGACATGATGGCAACCACGCAGAACCGTCTTGCAACAGGTAAAGCGGTCAACTCTGCGCTGGATAATCCAACCAACTTCTTCACTTCTGAAAACTTGAACAGCCGCGCAAACGAGTTGAACAACCTCCTCGACTCCATCAGCAACGCCACTCAGGTTATCGAAGCCGCTGATAACGGTATTTCCGCGATCACCGACCTCGTAGAAAGTGCTCAGGCAACGGTTCGTCAGGCACAGTCCAACAACTCCGATGCTTCCAGCACCAACATTCAGAGTGCTTCTAACATTGACACGTCCGGCACGACCGGCACCACCACCAAAGACCGCGTCGAGTCTCAGACCCTGACCGCTCTTGGCATGACCGGTGTTGGCAACGGCGGCGCAGCCGACTCCAACTTTGTCATCACCTCCACTTCTGAAAATGGCGTAACCAGCACCTTCGACCTGGATGCCCATTTTGCAGCAACAGGCAAAGCCCTGAACGATGCGAACGGAGATGGAACCACTGGTGACAACTACACGGTTTCCAACCTTGTAGACGACATCAATGCCTCAGGTGTTGCAACAGCTTCGATCACCGATGATGGCCGCCTTGATCTTCGGGTAAACGGCAATGAAAGCCTCAGCCTGACCATCACCGACCAGGACGCGACTGATGCAACCACGCAGGATGGTGCCACCGGTACATCCATCGCAGCAGCCTTCGGCTTTGGCTCCTCGGCTTCTGAAGACCTCAGCGATCCTGCCGACGGCGACTATGTCGACGCTGGTGAAACAGCTGTTACCTGGGCAGACGGTGCAGCAGCAGGCGACGTTGACACCCTGACGATCGTCAACCAGGCTGGTTCATCCGATGCTGACAACAGCGAGCTGGTCTCACAGTTCAACGAGATCCTGTCTCAGATCAACCAGTTGGCAGCAGACTCCAGCTACAACGGTCTGAACCTGATCAACGGCACCGGCAACGACCTGACCGTGGCCTTCAACGAAAAGCGTGACGAAGACAAATCTGAACTTGTCATCGCCTCTGCAGACCTGACCGCATCCGGTCTGTCTCTGACCGACGCATCCTCTTTGAGCTCGGAAGAATCCAACCTCAAACTGGACTCCCTGTCAGAAGCCTTGACCTCCCTGCGCAGTCAGGCGTCGTCCTTCGGTTCGAACCTCAACACGGTGACCATTCGTGAAGAGTATACCAAGAACATGATCAACACCCTGCAAACCGGTGCTGACAACCTCGTTCTGGCTGACTCCAACGAAGAAGGTGCCAACATGCTGGCTCTGCAGACCCGCCAGTCGCTGTCTACCACCGCCCTGTCCCTGGCTTCCCAGGCCGACCAGGCTGTGCTCAGCTTCCTGCGCTAA
- the flgA gene encoding flagellar basal body P-ring formation chaperone FlgA, giving the protein MRFSLNKYRDRKAAEMGRKLKAAAFAALTTGAILLASPAAWAATFDADTAILKQNVTVEDRLVTLGDLFKNAGTLANKAVFRSPSLGQSGTIQADRVVDAAMQAGLSNITTNSISVVRVSRLSDLVTEADILNKIKALLKAKGYIEASAKVDVELNTHLADQHAAPDGYSPFEIRNLRFDRMNGRFSANLQIYGREDLGIIRLGGHANETVMVPILSRTLSRGEIASKSDITLTPMPRRKAEMASASSIEEIVGKVARQSLRAGTVANAAYFTEPDMVKRSDMVTIIFSAGSLNLSIMGKALSDGTKGDVIPVQNSQTNRVIRAEVIAHGLLEISLPGNTVASLGAN; this is encoded by the coding sequence ATGAGATTTTCATTGAACAAATATCGGGATCGCAAGGCTGCTGAAATGGGACGCAAGCTCAAGGCCGCCGCATTTGCTGCCTTGACCACCGGGGCCATTCTTCTTGCCAGCCCCGCAGCTTGGGCTGCCACCTTCGATGCCGACACAGCAATTCTGAAACAAAATGTCACCGTTGAAGACCGCCTGGTCACGCTCGGCGATCTTTTCAAAAATGCGGGTACGTTAGCAAACAAAGCTGTTTTTCGCTCCCCCTCTCTGGGACAAAGCGGCACCATTCAGGCAGACCGGGTGGTCGACGCAGCCATGCAGGCAGGCTTGAGCAACATAACAACCAACAGCATTTCGGTTGTGAGAGTTTCCCGCCTTTCGGATCTGGTAACAGAGGCTGATATTCTCAACAAGATTAAAGCCCTGCTGAAGGCTAAAGGCTATATTGAAGCATCAGCCAAGGTTGATGTGGAGCTCAACACCCATTTGGCAGACCAACATGCTGCACCGGATGGTTACAGTCCATTTGAAATCAGAAACCTGCGCTTTGATCGAATGAACGGTCGTTTCTCAGCCAATCTGCAAATCTATGGGCGCGAGGATCTAGGTATCATTCGCCTTGGCGGGCACGCCAATGAAACCGTCATGGTACCAATTCTCAGTCGCACCTTGAGCCGCGGTGAGATTGCATCAAAGTCTGACATCACATTGACGCCAATGCCGCGCCGAAAAGCGGAAATGGCCAGCGCATCCTCTATCGAAGAGATCGTTGGCAAGGTTGCTCGTCAATCTCTTCGCGCTGGCACTGTTGCCAATGCTGCCTATTTCACCGAACCGGACATGGTCAAGAGATCAGACATGGTCACCATCATATTCAGCGCAGGGAGCCTCAATCTGTCCATCATGGGCAAAGCCCTCTCTGACGGCACGAAGGGTGATGTGATCCCGGTCCAGAATTCGCAGACAAATCGGGTGATACGGGCAGAAGTCATCGCGCACGGACTGCTTGAAATCAGCCTGCCTGGAAACACAGTCGCATCTCTTGGAGCCAACTGA
- the flgG gene encoding flagellar basal-body rod protein FlgG, with protein MRALHIASTGMMAQERNVEVTSNNIANMRTTGYKKQRAQFQDLLYQDLRRSGANTSAQGNQVPVGVQIGSGVRLSATSRIMSQGDLESTDKELDVAIRGEGYFQISLPDGRTAYTRDGSFEMDSEGTLVTADGYEVLPGITFPDDTSDITISSDGEVQVTLSDDTTTTTLGQFTLARFINKAGLEPMGDNLFLETASSGDPQVAVPNDDGYGNLLQGYLESANVNSVTEISDLIAAQRAYEMNSRVIQAADDMLSATSQLS; from the coding sequence ATGAGAGCCCTCCATATCGCATCCACTGGCATGATGGCGCAGGAACGCAACGTCGAAGTCACGTCGAACAACATCGCCAACATGCGTACCACTGGTTACAAGAAACAACGTGCCCAGTTTCAGGATCTGCTTTATCAGGATTTGCGCCGCTCGGGCGCCAACACATCAGCTCAGGGAAACCAGGTTCCTGTCGGAGTTCAGATCGGTTCTGGTGTAAGATTGTCCGCCACTTCTCGCATCATGTCGCAAGGCGACCTGGAAAGCACGGACAAGGAATTGGATGTCGCCATTCGTGGCGAAGGATATTTTCAGATAAGCCTGCCCGACGGCCGCACCGCCTATACAAGGGACGGTTCCTTTGAGATGGATAGCGAAGGCACGCTGGTTACTGCAGATGGATATGAAGTCCTTCCGGGGATCACCTTCCCCGACGATACCAGTGACATCACAATCAGCAGCGACGGCGAAGTGCAGGTAACCCTTAGCGATGACACGACCACTACGACGCTGGGGCAGTTCACTCTGGCGCGCTTCATCAACAAGGCTGGCCTCGAGCCGATGGGCGACAACCTGTTTCTTGAAACCGCCTCAAGCGGTGACCCTCAGGTTGCGGTTCCCAACGACGATGGCTATGGCAACCTTCTGCAAGGGTATCTAGAAAGCGCCAACGTCAACTCGGTGACCGAAATTTCCGACCTGATTGCCGCCCAGCGCGCCTACGAAATGAACTCCCGTGTCATTCAGGCTGCAGACGACATGCTGTCGGCAACCTCACAGCTAAGCTAG
- the dksA gene encoding RNA polymerase-binding protein DksA has product MSIEIDSDYRPSDSEPFMNERQIEYFRLKLQQWKDDILKESRETLQHLQDENSNHPDLVDRASSETDRAIELRARDRQRKLISKIDAALKRIEDGSYGYCEDTGEPISLKRLDARPTATLSIEAQERHERREKVYRDD; this is encoded by the coding sequence ATGTCGATCGAGATAGATAGTGACTATCGTCCTTCGGACAGTGAGCCCTTCATGAACGAACGGCAAATTGAATATTTTCGTCTAAAACTACAGCAGTGGAAAGACGATATTTTGAAAGAAAGCCGTGAGACTTTGCAGCATCTTCAGGATGAGAATTCTAACCATCCGGATCTTGTTGACAGGGCCTCTTCGGAAACTGACCGGGCGATCGAATTGCGCGCGCGCGACCGGCAGCGAAAACTTATATCCAAAATCGATGCAGCCTTGAAGCGGATTGAAGATGGATCCTACGGATATTGCGAAGATACCGGGGAGCCAATTTCTCTGAAACGTCTGGATGCACGGCCAACGGCTACTTTGTCCATTGAGGCTCAGGAGCGTCACGAGCGCAGAGAGAAAGTCTATCGGGACGACTGA
- the flgH gene encoding flagellar basal body L-ring protein FlgH, with product MKSRHILTICLMASALSACGAGERLKNIGKTPTLTAIDNPTTQKGYKPVQMPMPTVEPAAYSPNSLWQTGSRKFFKDQRANKVGDILTVEVSITDSAKIDNTTSRSRTGSDDVGLAGSVGSVLGSALSGINEIDVTNLANASSSSSSEGTGAIDRSETITTSVAAVVLQVLPNGNLVIEGRQEIRVNFEVREILVAGIVRPEDIASDNTIESEKIAEARIAYGGRGQLSDVQQPRYGQQVMDVILPF from the coding sequence ATGAAATCGAGACATATTTTGACAATCTGCCTCATGGCTTCTGCGCTCAGCGCATGTGGTGCTGGTGAACGTCTAAAAAATATTGGCAAAACCCCCACGTTGACAGCCATTGACAACCCAACCACCCAGAAGGGCTATAAACCGGTGCAGATGCCGATGCCGACGGTGGAACCTGCAGCCTATAGTCCGAACTCGCTCTGGCAGACGGGCTCGCGCAAATTCTTCAAGGATCAGCGCGCAAACAAGGTTGGTGATATTCTCACCGTAGAGGTCAGCATTACCGACAGCGCCAAGATCGACAACACAACATCAAGAAGCCGTACCGGTAGCGACGATGTGGGCCTTGCTGGATCTGTCGGATCTGTTCTGGGAAGCGCCCTCTCCGGCATCAATGAAATTGATGTTACGAATCTGGCCAATGCATCTTCCAGCTCCTCCTCTGAAGGAACCGGAGCGATCGACCGGTCTGAAACCATCACAACGTCTGTTGCGGCCGTCGTACTTCAGGTCTTGCCAAACGGCAATCTCGTCATTGAAGGACGGCAGGAAATTCGGGTCAATTTCGAAGTTCGTGAAATTCTCGTCGCCGGCATCGTCCGGCCAGAAGACATCGCATCAGACAATACGATTGAATCGGAAAAAATTGCCGAAGCCCGCATCGCCTATGGTGGCCGCGGCCAGCTTTCCGATGTGCAGCAGCCGCGCTATGGCCAGCAGGTGATGGACGTCATCTTACCATTCTAA
- a CDS encoding flagellar assembly protein FliX: protein MRVQGGSGAKHVGKSGKAGASKSSSGSFSVPAETQETTRSQQTAQSNAVQDMSALLALQSVDDALQGKRRKAVRKGNKMLDLLEELRMGLLCGTLPLAVLQQLERLASDHEQTGDERIDALIEEIALRAQVEVAKLEAVSAN, encoded by the coding sequence ATGCGCGTTCAAGGTGGGTCTGGAGCAAAGCACGTCGGAAAGTCAGGTAAGGCCGGTGCGTCGAAGTCATCTTCGGGCAGTTTTTCCGTGCCTGCGGAAACGCAGGAGACAACGCGCTCTCAGCAAACTGCCCAGAGTAATGCAGTGCAGGACATGTCAGCCCTGTTGGCTCTGCAATCGGTTGATGATGCGCTGCAAGGCAAACGCCGCAAGGCGGTGCGCAAGGGTAACAAGATGCTCGATTTGCTTGAGGAGCTGCGTATGGGACTGCTTTGTGGCACTCTCCCGCTTGCCGTATTACAGCAACTTGAGCGTCTGGCCAGCGACCATGAGCAGACAGGCGATGAGCGAATCGATGCTCTTATTGAAGAAATAGCTTTGAGAGCTCAAGTTGAAGTCGCAAAACTTGAAGCTGTTTCTGCAAACTGA
- a CDS encoding flagellar basal body P-ring protein FlgI, which produces MSLRSLILMVFATLCISILPAHSASRIKDIVDFEGIRDNQLIGYGLVVGLNGTGDSLNSAPFTKQSLQSMLERMGVNITGTNLNTKNVAAVIVTATLPPFAVQGSRIDATISALGDAKSLQGGTLMVTPLMGADGETYAIAQGPIAIGGFTAEGDAATVTQGVPTSGRIANGGVVERELSFQLASMTTLRLSLRNPDLTTARRIAQTINDLIGQPVAEPLNPTGIRVTLPKHFNGNMVDLITDIEQLNVEPDLPAKIVIDETTGIIVMGQEVRVSTVAIAQGNLTVTVSETPQISQPNPFGGGQTAAAPRSKVDVNTDTEKKLALLEGSVPLRDLVSGLNALGVGPRDMISILQAIKAAGALQAEIEVM; this is translated from the coding sequence ATGTCTCTGCGTTCTCTTATCCTGATGGTCTTCGCCACCCTGTGCATTTCCATCCTTCCGGCGCATAGCGCATCCCGGATTAAGGATATTGTCGACTTCGAAGGCATCAGAGACAACCAGTTAATCGGCTATGGGCTTGTGGTAGGCCTGAATGGCACCGGCGACTCCCTCAACAGCGCACCTTTTACCAAGCAGAGCTTGCAGTCCATGTTGGAACGCATGGGCGTCAACATCACCGGAACCAACCTCAACACCAAGAATGTGGCGGCCGTCATCGTGACAGCTACATTGCCTCCCTTTGCAGTTCAGGGATCGCGCATTGACGCGACTATCAGCGCGTTGGGTGATGCAAAGAGCCTGCAGGGTGGCACGCTGATGGTTACCCCTCTTATGGGCGCCGACGGAGAAACCTACGCGATCGCTCAGGGTCCGATTGCCATCGGCGGCTTCACCGCTGAGGGCGATGCTGCAACCGTAACCCAGGGGGTTCCGACCTCGGGCCGTATTGCAAACGGTGGCGTGGTGGAGAGAGAACTCTCCTTCCAATTGGCCAGTATGACGACCCTGCGCCTTTCCCTGCGCAACCCGGATCTCACGACTGCCCGCCGCATCGCGCAAACCATCAATGATCTCATTGGCCAGCCTGTCGCAGAGCCACTCAACCCGACAGGCATTCGCGTCACCCTGCCAAAGCATTTCAACGGTAACATGGTCGATTTGATCACGGACATCGAACAGCTGAACGTAGAGCCGGACCTGCCCGCCAAAATCGTCATTGACGAAACCACCGGTATCATTGTGATGGGGCAGGAAGTCCGCGTCAGCACGGTTGCCATTGCGCAAGGAAATCTGACCGTGACGGTCAGTGAGACACCGCAGATCAGTCAACCCAACCCGTTTGGCGGAGGCCAAACGGCCGCAGCGCCGCGCTCAAAAGTCGACGTCAACACAGATACCGAGAAAAAGCTGGCTCTGCTAGAGGGCAGCGTTCCCCTTCGCGATCTGGTTTCCGGCCTTAACGCCCTCGGGGTTGGCCCAAGAGACATGATTTCCATTCTACAGGCCATCAAGGCCGCTGGTGCCCTTCAGGCAGAAATCGAGGTGATGTAA
- the fliM gene encoding flagellar motor switch protein FliM: MADDEDSVDLMADWGAALEEQGAGSADEMAAQWAAMIDEPMDGDENSSRGADRVLNQEEIDNLLGFSLDDGFAGERSGVRALIDSAIVSYERLPMLEIVFDRLVRMTTTSLRNFTSDNVEVSLDSITSIRFGDYLNSIPLPAILTVFKAEEWDNLGLITVDSSLIYSIIDVLLGGGRGTSAIRVEGRPYTTIELNLVRQMIDIVLEDAEAAFAPLSPVNFTLERLETNPRFAAISRPANAAILVELRIDMEDRGGKIEMLLPYATIEPIRDLLLQMFMGEKFGRDPIWEGHLATEVYHSQISVDALLFEKKMSLNDIMKLDVGQTLMLDSGPDDPVRLKCGNVYLTKGVMGQHNGNISVQVSNKLAKPKMTLSAFEKAAQGGSGKGE, from the coding sequence ATGGCTGACGACGAAGACAGCGTAGACCTGATGGCCGATTGGGGCGCCGCTCTGGAAGAGCAGGGTGCCGGTAGTGCCGATGAAATGGCTGCGCAATGGGCTGCGATGATTGACGAGCCGATGGACGGGGATGAAAATTCCTCGCGCGGTGCTGATCGTGTGCTCAATCAGGAAGAAATCGATAACCTGCTTGGCTTCAGTCTGGATGATGGCTTTGCTGGCGAGCGCAGCGGTGTGCGTGCGCTGATCGACTCGGCCATCGTTTCTTATGAACGTCTTCCCATGCTGGAGATCGTATTCGACCGTCTGGTCCGGATGACGACCACCAGCCTGCGCAATTTCACCTCTGACAATGTCGAGGTTTCTCTGGATTCTATCACGTCGATCCGGTTCGGGGATTATCTGAACTCCATTCCGCTGCCCGCCATTCTGACGGTGTTCAAGGCTGAAGAGTGGGATAACCTTGGATTGATCACGGTTGACTCAAGCCTCATTTATTCCATCATCGACGTTCTGCTCGGTGGCGGGCGGGGCACCTCTGCGATCCGTGTCGAAGGGCGTCCCTATACGACGATCGAGCTGAACCTGGTGCGCCAGATGATCGACATCGTTCTTGAAGATGCCGAGGCTGCATTTGCGCCGCTGTCGCCGGTCAATTTTACGCTGGAACGTCTTGAGACGAACCCGCGCTTTGCGGCGATCTCCCGCCCTGCCAATGCGGCCATTCTGGTTGAATTGCGCATCGATATGGAAGATCGCGGCGGCAAGATTGAAATGTTGCTGCCTTATGCGACCATCGAACCCATTCGTGATCTGCTCTTGCAGATGTTCATGGGTGAGAAATTCGGGCGCGATCCCATCTGGGAAGGGCATTTGGCAACCGAAGTCTATCATTCGCAAATCAGCGTTGATGCGCTTCTGTTCGAGAAGAAAATGTCCCTTAACGACATCATGAAACTGGATGTCGGGCAGACCTTGATGCTGGACAGCGGCCCGGATGATCCGGTGCGGCTGAAATGCGGAAATGTCTATCTGACCAAGGGGGTCATGGGACAGCATAACGGGAATATTTCCGTTCAGGTATCCAATAAACTGGCTAAGCCGAAAATGACGCTTTCTGCGTTTGAAAAAGCCGCTCAGGGCGGATCTGGAAAGGGTGAGTAG
- the flgF gene encoding flagellar basal-body rod protein FlgF has protein sequence MENLQLIGLTRQMVLRRKMDVIANNLANINTAGYKSDNLLFKEYVMPVAEMNDFRSSDKKLSYVQDDVIVLQFEPGSIVATGNPANAAINDDSSFFVVNTPQGERYTRNGEFEVNGQGQLVTTEGYQVMGTGGPITVTQENRNFEIARDGLISSEQGEIGQLQIVTFDNLQTLKKEGKSLFIGENPVAVEDPSIMGGHVEQSNVHGVVEISRMIEVSRSYGSLAKALKATDDLRENAIDKLGRLNA, from the coding sequence ATGGAGAACCTACAACTCATAGGTCTAACGCGGCAGATGGTTCTGCGGCGTAAAATGGATGTAATCGCCAACAACTTGGCGAATATCAACACGGCAGGCTACAAATCTGACAACCTGCTATTCAAAGAATATGTCATGCCTGTAGCCGAAATGAATGATTTTCGGTCTTCGGACAAAAAGCTGTCTTATGTGCAGGATGACGTCATCGTGCTTCAGTTCGAGCCCGGCTCGATCGTTGCAACGGGCAATCCGGCAAACGCAGCCATCAATGACGATTCCTCTTTCTTTGTCGTCAACACCCCACAAGGGGAACGCTACACGCGGAACGGCGAATTCGAAGTGAACGGACAAGGCCAGCTGGTTACAACAGAAGGCTATCAAGTCATGGGCACAGGCGGCCCGATCACCGTGACGCAAGAAAACCGGAATTTCGAAATTGCCCGCGACGGCCTGATCTCATCAGAACAGGGTGAAATTGGGCAATTGCAGATCGTTACCTTCGACAATCTTCAAACCCTGAAAAAGGAAGGCAAATCTCTCTTCATTGGAGAGAACCCTGTTGCCGTTGAAGATCCCAGCATCATGGGCGGTCATGTTGAGCAATCCAACGTTCATGGCGTGGTGGAAATTTCACGCATGATCGAGGTCTCGCGCTCTTACGGCTCTCTAGCCAAGGCGCTCAAGGCAACGGATGACTTACGTGAAAACGCAATTGACAAACTCGGCAGATTGAATGCCTGA
- the flbT gene encoding flagellar biosynthesis repressor FlbT → MSLKIELRPNERIIIGNSVITNGDHRARFFVDGQAPILREKDILTSETANSPAKRIYLCIQLMYLSQNIADHKDMYFTLVNDFLQAAPSALTIIDSINNKILTDSFYPALKEAKALIKYEEELLRDVQPFSG, encoded by the coding sequence ATGTCTCTTAAAATAGAACTGCGCCCTAATGAGCGTATTATTATCGGAAATAGCGTCATTACTAATGGAGACCACCGAGCACGCTTCTTTGTTGACGGTCAGGCTCCAATATTACGTGAAAAAGACATCCTGACATCCGAAACTGCAAATAGTCCTGCAAAAAGAATCTATCTCTGCATACAACTTATGTATCTTTCGCAAAATATAGCTGATCACAAGGACATGTACTTCACCTTGGTAAATGATTTTCTACAGGCAGCACCTAGTGCGTTAACGATAATCGACAGCATAAATAACAAAATTTTAACCGATTCCTTTTATCCTGCATTAAAAGAAGCCAAAGCTCTTATCAAATACGAAGAGGAGTTACTTCGGGATGTACAACCATTCAGCGGCTAG
- a CDS encoding flagellin, with protein MSSDITLSAGVRSNLLSLQKTADLMSTTQNRLATGKKVNSALDNPTNFFTSESLSARANDLSNLLDGISNSIKTIEAADNGITAITDLVESAQATVRQAQSNNSNSASTHIQSDSNIDTTGTTGTTTKDRAESQTLTALGMTGVGNGGVADSNFVITSTSENGVTNTFDLDAHFATTGKALNDANGDGTTGDNYTISDLVTDINASGVATASITEDGRLDLEVNGNQTLSLTITDQDATDATTQDGATGTSIAAAFGFGASASEDLSDPADGDYVDAGETAVTWADGAAAGDVDSLTIVNQAGASDADNAELVAQFNEILDQIDELANDASYNGINLINGSTNDLTVAFNEVRDENKSELVIESADMTASGLALTDASSLSTEESDLKLDALADALITLRKQAGTFGSNLSTVQIRKDYTKEMINTLQTGADNLVLADSNEEGANMLALQTRQTLSTTALSLASQADQAVTSFLRA; from the coding sequence ATGTCCTCGGATATCACTCTCTCCGCCGGCGTGCGCTCCAACCTCCTGTCCCTGCAAAAAACTGCGGACCTGATGTCTACAACGCAAAATCGTCTGGCAACCGGTAAAAAAGTCAACTCGGCTTTGGATAACCCGACCAACTTCTTTACCTCTGAAAGTCTCTCTGCCCGTGCAAACGATTTGAGCAACCTACTGGACGGCATTTCCAACTCGATCAAGACGATCGAGGCTGCGGATAACGGTATTACCGCCATCACCGATCTGGTTGAAAGCGCTCAGGCTACCGTTCGTCAGGCACAGTCAAACAACTCCAACTCTGCCTCTACGCATATTCAGAGTGACTCCAACATCGACACCACCGGCACCACCGGCACGACCACCAAGGATCGTGCCGAATCCCAGACACTAACCGCTCTGGGCATGACCGGTGTTGGCAATGGCGGCGTGGCCGATTCCAACTTTGTCATCACCTCAACGTCTGAAAACGGCGTAACCAACACCTTCGACCTGGATGCACATTTTGCCACCACAGGCAAGGCGTTGAACGATGCAAACGGCGACGGCACCACCGGTGATAACTACACCATCTCAGATCTGGTGACAGACATCAACGCATCCGGCGTGGCAACAGCTTCGATCACGGAAGACGGTCGTCTTGATCTGGAGGTCAACGGCAACCAGACTCTCAGCCTGACGATCACCGACCAGGACGCGACTGATGCAACCACTCAGGATGGCGCAACCGGCACATCCATCGCAGCAGCCTTCGGCTTTGGCGCTTCTGCGTCTGAAGATCTCAGCGATCCTGCCGATGGTGACTATGTTGACGCTGGCGAAACAGCTGTTACCTGGGCAGACGGTGCAGCAGCAGGCGACGTTGACTCCCTGACGATCGTCAACCAGGCAGGCGCCTCGGATGCGGATAACGCCGAATTGGTCGCTCAGTTCAACGAAATCCTCGATCAAATTGATGAGTTGGCAAATGACGCCAGCTATAACGGCATCAACCTGATCAATGGGTCCACCAATGACCTGACGGTGGCCTTCAACGAAGTCCGCGACGAAAACAAATCGGAACTTGTCATCGAATCCGCTGACATGACCGCTTCTGGTCTGGCACTGACAGACGCGTCTTCCCTGAGCACTGAGGAATCAGATCTCAAGCTAGATGCTTTGGCCGACGCCCTGATTACCTTGCGCAAGCAGGCAGGCACCTTTGGTTCCAACCTTTCCACCGTGCAGATCCGCAAGGATTACACCAAGGAAATGATCAACACCTTGCAGACAGGTGCAGATAACCTGGTTCTGGCAGACTCAAACGAGGAAGGCGCCAATATGCTGGCCTTGCAGACTCGTCAGACTCTGTCCACCACCGCTCTGTCTCTGGCTTCGCAGGCAGATCAGGCGGTTACCAGCTTCCTGCGGGCTTAA